The Lutibacter profundi region GGTGATTTAAACGAGTCTGTTGTAGATCAAGAAGCACTTTATGGGGCTAATTTAAGTGGTGTTACTCAATTTGGAACTGAAAATATGTCAGGTGTTACTCAATATGCAGATGGTAATAGCTGGAATGAAAGTCATGTATATCAAGAGGGTTACAATAATTATTCATGTGTAGATCAAAATGCAATAGATGGTTTCAATATAAGCAATGTTTATCAATGGGGTACTGGTAATCGTTCATTTGTAGATCAAGATGCAATTTCTGCTAGTAATACCAGTGATGTGAATCAAGTAGGTAATGCAAACCTTTCTTGTGTAACTCAAGTTGGTATAACTGGCACATCATTTTAGTAGTAACAAACGTATTTAAATAGTATTAAAAATAATAATATTTAAATATTAGTAATGATAAGGAGGGGTGAAAGCCTCTCCTTTTTTATTTTAGACTCATATTTTATAAAATTGAAGGTGTATTTGTTCTTGTAAAATCACTTAACACTTATTAATATATTACAACATACATTTTGTTAAAACGCTTTAAAACAAGTATTTGCACAGCTTTTTTACGCTGGTTTGTATAACTTGTGTAATATTTGTTGCATAAATTACTGTTTGTTAAAGAAAACGTACAATTTGCATATTTTTAGAAGTGAAATTTTTATACACAAGAAATAAAAGCTAATTTAGACCTGTGAAATAATAAACGAATGGTTTATAATTTTATAAAAATTGCAATTAATTACCCCACAGTTTAAACCTCAATTTTTTCCCCAACATTGTAAGTTTATAAAACTTTTTAAGTTTTTGTATGCTAGTGTATACGCATAGATGAAGTTTATTTCCCCTATAAATTTATAATAAAAACTAATTAATTACTAATGTTTAAATTTTATTATTATGAAAAAACAAATTTTATTAGGTGCAGCTTTCTTATTTGCTGCGAGTATGACGTTCGGTCAAACTAATGGTAATCGTGTCGATTGTGACGATTGCTCTATACCGCAAGTAGATTGTTTAGATTGTTCAATAGATCAACTTGTTTCAGGACCACGTGGTGCTGATATTAACACAAGTTTAGTAGACCAAGATGGTGTAGGCAACACAGCAATAGTTGACCAATATGGTGACGGTAACTTTTCTACTGTTAAACAAGATGGGCAAATGAATATGTATGGAGGTGTTGGAAACGAAGCTTATGTGGATCAATATGGTGTTAAAAACCATTCAGATATTAAACAAGAAGGTAACTACAATTATGGTGAAGTTTACCAAGAAGGTTTTAAAAATTATGCAAAACAAGATGTTGGTGTAGGTTGGGCTGAGTATAATGATGCTTTTGCTCATCAATACGGAGAAGAAAACACTTCATTCCAAAAACAACGTTATGATAATAATATGGCGCATGTAGATCAAGAAGGTATAGCAAATTACGCTGAACAAGATCAAAGTTCAGGTGCAAATGGTGCAAATGGTAGTACTGCTTATATTTGGCAATTTGGTACAGAAAACCAAGCAAAACAAATGCAGAGAGGTAGTGATAATAATGCTGTAGCTATTCAAGAAGGTTTTCAAAATACTTCTAGTGAAGATCAAATGTCTGATGCAGGTGGTTCTTCTTGGAACAACTCGTATGTAGACCAATGGGGTGCTTGGAATTTATCATGTGTTTATCAAGATGCTACAGGAAGAGGAGCATATAATGATTCTTTTGTATGGCAAACAGGTGAAAATAATAGTTCGTTTGTAAACCAATATGCTAGGAGGTTTGGTAGTAATGTTAGTAGTGTTGTTCAGAATTGGTTTCTTTATGGTCACGATAATGTTTCAAAAGTAAATCAAGTTGCTATAGCAGGGAGAAATAATAGTGATGTTTGGCAAGAAGGTAGTCACAATATGTCTGTGGTAGACCAATATGCAGTTAGAAGATCTTCTAATACAAGTTCTGTTTATCAATTCGGAGGAGGAAATACATCTGGTGTTGGCCAATATGCTTCAAGTGGCGCTTCTAATGAATCAAATGTTATGCAAAGTGGAGCAGGGAATTATTCTGCTGTAAATCAAAATGCTGAAGGTATTGGTAGTTGGAACGATAGTGATGTATTTCAAGATGGTTATGATAATTATTCATGTGTAGATCAAAATGCTATTGGAGGTTTTAGTAATATGAGTATTGTTTCTCAGATTGGCGATAATAATCAATCATTTGTAGATCAAAATGCTATTACGGCTAGTAATACCAGTAATGTGAATCAAATGGGAAATGGAAATTTATCTTGTGTAACCCAAGTAGGAACAACAGGTACTCCATTTTAGATACTATTATTTTATAATTTTTAAAATAAAATAAATAACAAAAAAGGGGGATAATTCCCCCTTTTTTATTAAATTTGAGATGAGATGAAAAAGTATAGCTACATAACAGTTGTTTTTTACATAATAATAAGTTTTTGTTATTCAAAAAGTGTTGCTCAAGAAGTGTCTTCAAATTTGAATGAGCGAAATTACATACTTACTCAAATACAACTAAACAACAATCCTTCATTAATTTTAGAGAATAAAATATATAGTGAAGCGGAATTATCTGCTCAAAATAGTTCTATAAAGTTAAACCAAATAGGAAATTACAATCAAATAGATATTAAAGCTGATGTAACAGATTCTCAATTGGTAAATCAAATTGGGAACCAAAATAACTACACCTTTATCAATTATTACAACAACACGCCTTCTAATTTTGATATTACGCAACTAGGAAATGCTAATTTTCTTCAAATTTATGGAGAGAATTCAATTATAAAAAATTTAAAAATTGTACAAAAGTCTAATGCTAAAACGATAATTATCCGTAATTATTAAAATGTATCGATGTTTTGAAATCTTCCCACAACAAATTAGTCCTATTTCTTTTATTTATTAGTACTACCTTCTATTGTACTTCTCAAGAAGTTATTACGGCAAAAATAGTATCAAAAGTTGCAGATAACTTAATTGATATTAAAGCCATTGCTCAAAATAATGATGAGACGTTTAAAGATGAGTATTCTTATTTGTTATTTTCGTTAAAAAAAGGAGAAGGAGGTAATTTCTCTAAAAACACACAATCTGGTGTTTTTTCTTTAGAATCAAATGAGCAAAAAGTTTTAACTACATTAAAAATTAACATACAGGAAAAAGAGGAATGTAAAGTATATTTTTATATCAGAAAATCTGGAAATCTTATTTCAAAAGATTCTGTTGTAATTGTTGCCGCTGAAAGTGGCGATAAAAAAGTAATAGAAGAGGATGACTTTGAAATTAAAGGTATTGTTATAGACAATGCAATTACAAAATTAGGAAAAGATTTTCTAGATTACTTTTACCAAGCTTATTTAGTTTCAGGAAACCAATACCCTTTTATTATCACAATTAAAGAAAGGCCTTCTTTTGGGAGAAGTAGTATAATAACATTACAAGTAGACGATACAAAAATTATTGAATTTTACTCAAAGCCTGATGAGGAATACCTTAAAGGGTATGTAAAATCTGCATTACAACGCTTAAAAACATTTGATAAACAACGAAAATTATTATATAAAGATAGAAGAATATAATTATTTTTTAATACATTTAGAATATGAAAAAGCTTCAAAAAATTTTCACAGTTATTATTTTTTTAGTCCCTTGTTTTTTATTTTCACAAAATTTGGTTTACAAGCCAATAAATCCTTTTTTTGGAGGAGATACCTTTAATTATCAGCAATTATTAGCTGCGGCAAATGCTCAAAATGATTTTGAGGAGGATAATGGTTTTAATTTCAGTCAGCCAACAGATTTGGAAAATTTTACTGAAAGTTTAAACAGGCAGTTATTAAATTCTATTTCACAAGATTTATTTCAACAACAATTTGGAGATCAAACATTAACAGTTGGAACTTTTGTTTTTGGTAGTTTAGTGGTTGATGTTTCACCAACATCAGGAGGATTATTGATAAATATTTTAGATACCTCCACAGGAGAACAAACACAAATTACAATACCTAATTAATATTTAGAAATCCCCGTATTTATGAGAAAGATATACCAAGGTGCTATTTTTTTAATACTGTTATCACTTACAAGTTGTGGCGCATTTTTTAATCAACCATTTGATACAGGCAAAGCTAGAATTGGTGAAAATACTTCAAGTGAAAGTATTTTAACAGGAATATTACCCGTAAAAGAAACCGTAGTTGGGGTTTATAAGTTTAGAGATCAAACAGGGCAATACAAACAGGTTGAAAATGGATCTACTTTTAGTACGGCTGTAACTCAAGGAGGAACTTCTATTTTGTTAAAATCATTAGAAGAGTCTAAATGGTTTAACCCAATTGAACGTGAAAATATAGGGAATTTATTAAATGAACGCCAAATAATTCGCGCCACTCGAAAAGAATATGCCAAAAATAGTAAGGATAAGCAAATAACATCAATTCCTCCATTGTTATTTGCAGGGATTATACTTGAAGGAGGTGTAATCTCTTATGATACAAATATAATAACAGGTGGATCAGGAGCAAGATACTTTGGTGCAGGAGGATCTACTCAATATAGAGAAGATAGAATAACAATTTATTTAAGAGCTGTTTCTACCTCTAGTGGAAGAATTTTAAAAAATGTATATGTTTCCAAAACAATATTATCACAAGGCATATCTGCTAACTTATTTAGGTATGTTAATTTAAGAAGGTTGTTGGAAGCCGAAACAGGAGTTACTAAAAATGAACCAGCACAATTGGCGGTTAAAGAGGCAATAGATAAGGCAGTTGAAACATTAATTATAGAAGGAATTATTGATGGTTTATGGACTCCAAAAGGAGGAGAACCCATAGTTAATTTAATTAAAGAAAAATATTTAAAAGAAAAAGAAGCGGCAGCTTCAACAGTACTGTTAGATAGAAAATTAGAAGATAGAAGAGGTAAAGAAGCTGTGAGTTTATCAACTACTTCCAATCAAATAGCAGGAGATTATTCAAATTCAAAATCTCATTTAGGAGCTAATTTAGCTTATAAATTTTACTTAAATAAACCTTCATTAAATTTAAATATTGGTGCAGGTTATTTTCAGTTAGAAAATGAACAAGCTTTTAAAGATGATTTTGTTTCATTTGATGTAAATTTAGAATATAATCTTTTACCATACGACAATGTATCTCCTTTTGTTTACGGGGGTATTGGTACAATTTCAGATGTAAATTTTTCAAATTTATTTGTAAAGTTTCAGTATGGAGTAGGAGTAGAATATTTACCGGTAAACAATTTTGGGATTAAAATTTTTGGAGAGCAAAACCTTTTACTTAGTGATGAACTAGATGGTTTTGTTCAGGGTAAAAGAGATGATTATTATTGGAGAATAGGTGTTGGTTTAAATTTCTATTTAGGAAAACCATACAAAAAGGTAAAGTCAGTAATTTTTGAATAATAAAAAAAATAAAAATGAAAAAAGTATTTAATATTATAATTATACTAACACTAGGTTTATTCATAAATTGTAGTGAAGATACCGTTGATTTAGTTGGTGTAGGAACAATTACTGGTAGGGTTGTAGAGTCAAGTAGTTTTAATCCTATTGAGAATGCAAAAGTATCTTTAAGCCCATCTAATAATACCGTATTTTCAGATGCTGACGGTTATTTTAGGATGGAGGATGTAGAAGCAGGAGATTATTCTGTAAGTGCAACGAAAGAAAGTTATTTAACTAATTTCCAGCCTGCTACAGTTACCACAGATTTAGAAGTAAATGTTATTTTTGAAATGGATGATGATACAGCATTGAATAGACCACCATCTACGCCAGAACTTATTACCCCAATTGATGGTAGTGAAAATCAAGAGCTTTCAATTGAATTGGCTTGGTCTTCAACAGACCCAGATGAAGATACAATTACCTACAGATTAGAATTACAAAACGATTTTGATAATAATATTGTGAAAATTGAAGATATTATTGATACAACGTATGTAATATCAGATTTAAAGTATGGTGTAAAATATTTTTGGCAAATTGCAGCCAATGACAGTATTAATGCAGAAGTATTAAGTACTATTAGTTCTTTTACAACAAAAGCCGATCCTCAAAACAGGTATTTTTATGTGCAAAAGGCAGGAAATAATAACAATATAATATTTTCAGCTGGATATAATGAGGCTGAAACATCAGTAGAAAATGTGGTTCAATTAACAACCGAAGATGTAAATAGTTGGAGACCTAGAAAAAATCAAGCTTCCAATTTAATTGCCTTTTTAAGAACATCAGATAATGAAACACACTTATTTACAA contains the following coding sequences:
- a CDS encoding CsgE family curli-type amyloid fiber assembly protein — its product is MKSSHNKLVLFLLFISTTFYCTSQEVITAKIVSKVADNLIDIKAIAQNNDETFKDEYSYLLFSLKKGEGGNFSKNTQSGVFSLESNEQKVLTTLKINIQEKEECKVYFYIRKSGNLISKDSVVIVAAESGDKKVIEEDDFEIKGIVIDNAITKLGKDFLDYFYQAYLVSGNQYPFIITIKERPSFGRSSIITLQVDDTKIIEFYSKPDEEYLKGYVKSALQRLKTFDKQRKLLYKDRRI
- a CDS encoding curli production assembly/transport component CsgF, which codes for MKKLQKIFTVIIFLVPCFLFSQNLVYKPINPFFGGDTFNYQQLLAAANAQNDFEEDNGFNFSQPTDLENFTESLNRQLLNSISQDLFQQQFGDQTLTVGTFVFGSLVVDVSPTSGGLLINILDTSTGEQTQITIPN
- a CDS encoding CsgG/HfaB family protein — encoded protein: MRKIYQGAIFLILLSLTSCGAFFNQPFDTGKARIGENTSSESILTGILPVKETVVGVYKFRDQTGQYKQVENGSTFSTAVTQGGTSILLKSLEESKWFNPIERENIGNLLNERQIIRATRKEYAKNSKDKQITSIPPLLFAGIILEGGVISYDTNIITGGSGARYFGAGGSTQYREDRITIYLRAVSTSSGRILKNVYVSKTILSQGISANLFRYVNLRRLLEAETGVTKNEPAQLAVKEAIDKAVETLIIEGIIDGLWTPKGGEPIVNLIKEKYLKEKEAAASTVLLDRKLEDRRGKEAVSLSTTSNQIAGDYSNSKSHLGANLAYKFYLNKPSLNLNIGAGYFQLENEQAFKDDFVSFDVNLEYNLLPYDNVSPFVYGGIGTISDVNFSNLFVKFQYGVGVEYLPVNNFGIKIFGEQNLLLSDELDGFVQGKRDDYYWRIGVGLNFYLGKPYKKVKSVIFE
- a CDS encoding carboxypeptidase regulatory-like domain-containing protein, yielding MKKVFNIIIILTLGLFINCSEDTVDLVGVGTITGRVVESSSFNPIENAKVSLSPSNNTVFSDADGYFRMEDVEAGDYSVSATKESYLTNFQPATVTTDLEVNVIFEMDDDTALNRPPSTPELITPIDGSENQELSIELAWSSTDPDEDTITYRLELQNDFDNNIVKIEDIIDTTYVISDLKYGVKYFWQIAANDSINAEVLSTISSFTTKADPQNRYFYVQKAGNNNNIIFSAGYNEAETSVENVVQLTTEDVNSWRPRKNQASNLIAFLRTSDNETHLFTMNQNGSNVFQVTSAVPIAGVDMNEIDYSWSSNGDRLLYSHFDKLYVINKDGSGLEQIYQTFDGSYITEIDWSNDESIIALKTNNIVGYEVSIYTIDMNGSIVTTVLSGVTGAAGGLNLSIDNNLLVYTYDVSGYENANNRQLETHIFVYDFATSVATDISASNIVSGTNDLDPRISPDEAQVIFVNTSNDGISVKNIFRMDISDGSNRTQLFTNAFMPDWE